A region from the Antennarius striatus isolate MH-2024 chromosome 22, ASM4005453v1, whole genome shotgun sequence genome encodes:
- the LOC137589468 gene encoding potassium voltage-gated channel subfamily A member 1-like: MTVVSTENMDDTSTLPGHPQDLYPPHDDEHEEHDCCERVVINVSGLRFETQLKTLNQFPHTLLGDPKKRTRYFDPLRNEYFFDRNRPSFDAILYYYQSGGRLRRPVNVPLDMFSEEIKFYELGVEAMEKFREDEGFIREEERPLPEKEFQRQVWLLFEHPESSGPARGIAIVSVMVILISIVIFCLETLPELKEDPRERAAAAAAGGVANATAFYKTNVLTDPFFVVETLCIIWFSFELIVRFFACPSKAAFFKNMMNSIDIVAIIPYFITLGTELADDQDDREGKGGGGGGGGGGEQATSLAILRVIRLVRVFRIFKLSRHSKGLQILGQTLKASMRELGLLIFFLFIGVILFSSAVYFAEAEEKESFFTSIPDAFWWAVVSMTTVGYGDMYPVTIGGKIVGSLCAIAGVLTIALPVPVIVSNFNYFYHRETEGEEQAQLLNVSEQNLASDGGSSRRSSSAVSKSEYVETDEDLDNSIDNFREANLRTANCTAPGHNCVGTGKLLTDV, from the coding sequence ATGACGGTGGTTTCCACGGAGAACATGGACGACACCTCCACCCTGCCGGGACACCCCCAGGACCTGTACCCCCCCCACGACGACGAGCACGAGGAGCACGACTGCTGCGAGCGCGTGGTCATCAACGTGTCGGGGCTGCGCTTCGAGACGCAGCTGAAGACCCTCAACCAGTTCCCCCACACCCTGCTGGGGGACCCCAAAAAGAGGACGCGCTACTTCGACCCCCTCCGCAACGAGTACTTCTTCGACCGGAACCGCCCCAGCTTCGACGCCATCCTCTACTACTACCAGTCGGGGGGGCGCCTGCGGCGGCCCGTCAACGTGCCTCTGGACATGTTCTCCGAGGAGATCAAGTTCTACGAGCTGGGGgtggaggccatggagaagttCCGCGAGGACGAGGGCTTCATCCGCGAGGAGGAGCGCCCCCTCCCCGAGAAGGAGTTCCAGCGGCAGGTGTGGCTCCTGTTCGAGCACCCCGAGAGCTCGGGGCCGGCGCGGGGCATCGCCATCGTGTCGGTGATGGTCATCCTCATCTCCATCGTCATCTTCTGCCTGGAGACGCTGCCGGAGCTGAAGGAGGACCCGCGGGagcgggcggcggcggcggcggcggggggggtgGCGAACGCCACCGCCTTCTACAAAACCAACGTCCTCACCGACCCGTTCTTCGTGGTGGAGACGCTCTGCATCATCTGGTTCTCCTTCGAGCTGATCGTGCGTTTCTTCGCCTGTCCCAGCAAGGCGGCGTTCTTCAAGAACATGATGAACTCCATCGACATCGTGGCCATCATCCCCTACTTCATCACGCTCGGCACCGAGCTGGCCGACGACCAGGACGACCGCGAGGGGAagggcggtggcggcggcggcggcggcggcggcgagcagGCCACCTCCCTCGCCATCCTCAGGGTCATCCGGTTGGTCCGCGTGTTCCGGATCTTCAAGCTGTCCCGGCATTCCAAGGGGCTGCAGATCCTGGGCCAGACCCTGAAGGCCAGCATGCGGGAGCTGggcctcctcatcttcttcctcttcatcggAGTCATCCTCTTCTCCAGCGCCGTCTACTTCGCCGAGGCCGAGGAGAAGGAGTCCTTCTTCACCAGCATCCCGGACGCCTTCTGGTGGGCGGTGGTCTCCATGACGACAGTGGGCTACGGGGACATGTACCCGGTGACCATCGGGGGGAAGATCGTGGGCTCGCTGTGCGCCATCGCCGGCGTGCTCACCATCGCGCTGCCCGTGCCCGTCATCGTGTCCAACTTCAACTACTTCTACCACCGCGAGacggagggggaggagcaggCGCAGCTGCTGAACGTCAGCGAGCAGAACCTGGCGTCGGACGGCGGCTCCAGCCGCCGCAGCTCGTCGGCCGTCAGCAAGTCAGAGTACGTGGAGACGGACGAGGACCTGGACAACAGCATCGATAACTTCCGGGAGGCTAACCTCAGGACCGCTAACTGCACGGCGCCCGGGCACAACTGCGTCGGCACGGGGAAGCTGCTCACCGACGTGTGA